One Geoalkalibacter subterraneus genomic window carries:
- the mobH gene encoding MobH family relaxase: MKKKACMICAMNLLFWRKKPKKTAMWEDEIPRYPPFARGLPLAPVDVLLEHQAEKISQIREAMRSGGEIFDKFYMPMLRRYAAFVHLLPASESHHHRGAGGLLRHGLEVALWSVQASDRVMFGHNLTAAERKKVLPRYEMATFIAGLTHDLGKPIADMEVVDSTGNHCWNPFGKDIVLWGEQAGIDRYYIRWRTAREHKQHEKFSAQVLRKIVPEEIENYLMDAGVGADPFQKMLDTIMGTVTGKNVIYDIVYKYDKESCAKDLRENSTGSDLGSQYGVPVERYLLDAMRRLIKDGVWEHNKRGARLWMLDSQLYCVWPHGAKDITEYLKRDNIPGIPQDPSTIAEILLDRDFIVPAEGDTRRVLWQISPEILCEKRPTQLGAIRFSAPDLLLDPAPASVPGFVTSEILSDAREQDVSQETEAQDCKEPSASPPPTMEPAPPEPWNEPASSESNSDDKEKHPQGTEKPSVEKPKVPAEQGKSHKAAKKGKEPAQSKQTQGPKAPPLPEIIADEEGETSQGAAQNKGFEKPCSGQYEIQEKIQDARSFFEEIKGVGPIFEAFAEDLAAGRKKWGQDATLYENNCLALAHPRALSGYGLDISAITKELLEQEWILPDPASSGLKAVREIDAFGRKNAKALIVNKDITALVLTLSEPGGKKQKPAVPSKSNPPAPTTVAQEKEGKTKGENLPPEKQKAPEDELTEIEIITRALKEEIKANPTFMGVKYSSAGICVRQKDFEEWVKILGVSKRGILKLTLAGDIREGDGPEAEYYIIAN, encoded by the coding sequence TTGAAAAAGAAAGCGTGTATGATTTGCGCCATGAATTTACTTTTCTGGCGAAAAAAACCTAAGAAAACAGCCATGTGGGAGGATGAAATCCCACGATACCCGCCTTTTGCCCGAGGACTTCCACTGGCGCCGGTCGATGTGCTGCTTGAGCATCAAGCGGAGAAGATCTCCCAAATCCGGGAAGCTATGCGCTCTGGCGGGGAGATTTTCGACAAATTCTATATGCCAATGCTCAGGCGTTATGCAGCTTTTGTCCATCTGCTGCCGGCCAGCGAATCTCACCACCATCGCGGCGCAGGCGGACTTTTGCGCCACGGACTCGAAGTCGCCCTGTGGTCGGTGCAAGCGTCAGACCGCGTGATGTTCGGGCATAACTTGACCGCTGCAGAGAGAAAAAAGGTTTTGCCACGCTACGAAATGGCCACCTTTATCGCAGGACTTACACACGATTTGGGTAAGCCTATCGCCGATATGGAGGTGGTTGACTCAACGGGCAACCATTGCTGGAACCCTTTTGGTAAAGACATTGTGTTGTGGGGCGAGCAGGCAGGAATTGATCGTTACTACATTCGTTGGAGAACAGCGCGAGAGCATAAGCAACATGAAAAATTCTCCGCCCAGGTTTTACGAAAAATCGTTCCCGAAGAGATTGAAAACTACCTGATGGATGCAGGCGTTGGCGCAGACCCTTTCCAGAAGATGCTTGATACCATCATGGGGACAGTTACCGGCAAAAACGTCATCTACGACATTGTGTATAAGTACGACAAGGAAAGTTGCGCCAAAGACCTGAGAGAGAATTCGACAGGATCGGATCTGGGTTCTCAGTATGGCGTACCGGTCGAACGGTATCTGCTCGATGCTATGAGGCGATTGATCAAAGACGGAGTGTGGGAGCACAACAAGCGCGGAGCAAGGCTCTGGATGCTCGATTCCCAGCTTTATTGCGTTTGGCCTCATGGCGCAAAAGACATTACCGAATACCTCAAAAGAGACAATATTCCAGGGATCCCGCAGGACCCGAGCACTATTGCTGAAATTCTGCTCGATCGCGACTTTATCGTGCCTGCAGAGGGCGACACGCGCCGAGTTCTGTGGCAGATAAGCCCTGAAATTCTGTGCGAGAAGCGTCCGACCCAGCTTGGCGCTATCCGGTTTAGTGCGCCAGATCTTCTTCTTGACCCGGCCCCCGCTTCCGTCCCGGGCTTTGTGACCAGTGAAATACTGAGTGACGCCCGCGAACAGGACGTCTCGCAAGAGACGGAAGCACAAGACTGCAAAGAGCCTTCTGCATCCCCGCCCCCCACAATGGAACCTGCACCACCCGAACCGTGGAATGAACCCGCAAGCTCGGAGTCCAACTCGGACGACAAAGAGAAGCATCCGCAGGGTACTGAGAAGCCCTCAGTAGAGAAGCCGAAGGTTCCGGCGGAACAGGGGAAGAGTCACAAGGCTGCGAAAAAGGGTAAGGAGCCGGCCCAGTCAAAACAAACTCAAGGTCCCAAAGCTCCTCCCTTGCCGGAGATTATCGCAGATGAGGAAGGCGAAACATCCCAGGGGGCGGCTCAAAACAAGGGATTTGAAAAACCTTGCTCTGGGCAGTATGAAATACAGGAAAAAATCCAGGATGCAAGATCCTTTTTCGAGGAAATCAAGGGCGTTGGTCCTATCTTCGAGGCTTTTGCCGAGGACCTGGCGGCAGGGAGAAAAAAGTGGGGGCAAGATGCCACACTTTACGAAAACAACTGCCTGGCCCTGGCACATCCTCGCGCTTTGAGCGGATACGGTCTCGATATCTCAGCCATCACAAAAGAGCTTCTGGAGCAGGAATGGATTCTGCCGGACCCCGCCAGTTCAGGACTCAAGGCGGTTCGGGAAATAGACGCCTTCGGGAGAAAAAATGCCAAGGCATTGATTGTCAACAAGGATATAACCGCGCTGGTTCTGACCCTGAGCGAGCCTGGCGGCAAAAAACAAAAGCCGGCCGTTCCGTCCAAATCAAATCCACCGGCACCGACTACTGTTGCGCAAGAAAAGGAAGGAAAGACAAAAGGGGAAAATTTACCCCCTGAGAAACAGAAGGCGCCAGAAGATGAACTCACAGAAATAGAGATCATCACCCGCGCTCTTAAAGAAGAGATCAAGGCGAACCCAACTTTCATGGGCGTTAAATACTCTTCGGCAGGGATTTGTGTGCGCCAGAAAGATTTTGAGGAATGGGTGAAGATTCTCGGGGTTTCAAAACGAGGAATTCTGAAGCTGACGCTGGCCGGAGATATCCGCGAAGGAGATGGCCCCGAAGCTGAATATTACATTATTGCGAACTAA
- the traD gene encoding conjugative transfer system coupling protein TraD (Members of this protein family are the putative conjugative coupling factor, TraD, as the term is used for the SXT and TOL plasmid systems.), whose translation MKTFEIPYRPNIEKWAFVSWALCLAVMFFVVRKTDMPMVPFVVMASVCSLMTLWRGAQSLRQHSRLARLKKGVMEFLTWNKFLKKISLKEGTWMGSGFSWGQTEIERATELLKKDPQRVLGKRALKYGAQWIHGLGDEDKPLLFPLGLQNGHTLIAGTTGAGKTQLFGLAVTQAVMRNEPVIIFDPKGDHALREKARMACVQAGQPERFMVFHPAYPENSVRIDPLRNWNRPTEIASRLAALMSAESSNDPFVAFGWMAMNNIVNGLLAIDERPNLVKIRRYVEGEPGPLVVRALRSYFDKNVEDWSEKIQPYLNRFKGKGNEVDAYIQFYNNVIKPVLPSTEMDGLINAYTHNREHMQKMLASLIPILSMLTGGTLGDLLSPEPSADDDRIITDMSKIIHNNKVVYVGLDSLSDGTVGSAIGSILLADLTAVAGDIYNYGEGKISMVNIFVDEAAEIINKPTIQLLNKGRGAGFRLWVATQTLADFEVRTGSEAAARQALGNLNNLITLRVLDGETQKYIAENLPKTVVRSIEQQYRSGTTTNSPSDFSGMYGESLKEEEADLIPPALLGLLPNLHYFMKLSDGKIVKGKLPILQLEEEGQNKKRKGK comes from the coding sequence TTGAAAACGTTTGAGATACCTTACCGCCCCAATATTGAAAAGTGGGCCTTTGTGTCTTGGGCCCTATGTCTGGCCGTGATGTTTTTTGTCGTGCGCAAAACAGATATGCCGATGGTGCCCTTTGTGGTTATGGCCTCAGTCTGCTCTTTGATGACCTTGTGGCGCGGTGCTCAGTCTCTCAGGCAGCACTCCCGGCTGGCCAGACTTAAAAAAGGGGTGATGGAGTTTCTTACGTGGAACAAGTTTCTCAAAAAAATCTCACTCAAAGAGGGAACCTGGATGGGCAGCGGGTTTTCCTGGGGCCAGACAGAAATAGAGCGAGCTACAGAATTGCTTAAAAAAGACCCCCAGCGGGTCCTTGGCAAAAGAGCCTTGAAGTATGGAGCGCAATGGATTCATGGCCTGGGAGATGAAGATAAACCCCTTCTCTTTCCGCTGGGGCTTCAAAACGGCCATACCTTGATTGCCGGGACCACCGGTGCCGGAAAGACGCAGCTTTTCGGTCTTGCTGTCACCCAGGCGGTCATGCGCAACGAGCCGGTGATCATCTTTGACCCCAAAGGCGACCATGCCCTGCGCGAAAAAGCGCGTATGGCCTGTGTTCAGGCCGGGCAGCCGGAGAGGTTTATGGTCTTTCATCCGGCCTATCCTGAAAACTCGGTGCGTATCGACCCGCTTCGCAACTGGAACCGCCCCACCGAGATCGCAAGCCGCCTTGCGGCTTTGATGAGCGCCGAATCGTCCAACGATCCTTTCGTAGCCTTCGGTTGGATGGCCATGAACAACATCGTCAATGGACTTCTTGCTATTGATGAGCGCCCCAACCTCGTCAAGATCAGACGCTATGTCGAGGGCGAACCCGGGCCTCTGGTTGTCCGGGCCCTTAGAAGCTACTTCGACAAGAACGTGGAAGACTGGTCGGAGAAAATTCAACCGTACCTGAATCGATTTAAAGGTAAGGGCAACGAGGTCGACGCATATATCCAGTTCTACAACAACGTAATCAAACCTGTTTTGCCCTCAACGGAAATGGACGGATTGATCAATGCCTACACGCACAACCGAGAGCACATGCAGAAAATGCTGGCTTCGCTTATTCCGATCCTGAGCATGCTTACAGGCGGGACTCTCGGCGATCTGCTCTCTCCAGAGCCTTCGGCCGATGACGATAGAATCATCACGGATATGTCGAAAATTATTCATAACAACAAGGTCGTCTATGTCGGCCTTGACTCTCTCTCTGACGGGACCGTGGGCAGCGCCATAGGTTCAATTCTTTTGGCAGACCTGACGGCGGTAGCAGGAGACATCTACAACTATGGCGAGGGCAAAATCTCGATGGTCAACATCTTTGTAGATGAAGCGGCAGAGATCATCAACAAGCCCACCATACAGCTTCTCAATAAAGGTCGCGGAGCAGGATTCAGACTTTGGGTGGCCACTCAGACCTTGGCCGATTTTGAGGTCAGAACGGGGAGCGAGGCGGCTGCACGACAGGCTTTGGGCAACTTGAACAACCTGATAACACTTCGCGTCCTTGATGGCGAGACGCAAAAGTATATTGCGGAAAACCTGCCCAAAACGGTTGTCAGATCCATTGAACAACAATATCGAAGCGGGACAACGACAAACAGTCCTTCTGATTTTAGCGGAATGTATGGTGAGAGTTTGAAAGAGGAAGAGGCGGATTTAATTCCTCCTGCACTTCTAGGCCTGCTGCCGAATCTGCATTATTTCATGAAATTATCCGATGGGAAGATTGTCAAAGGCAAACTCCCGATTTTGCAGTTGGAAGAAGAGGGCCAAAACAAAAAAAGAAAGGGAAAATAA
- a CDS encoding DUF4400 domain-containing protein, translated as MPSKEKQNNQKPRHPIFVFLTFFLVVLGLVFLFVPKTMLASALEKEQQVVASSLGEKTAKRIKADADAWYVASFIETGMLHATYDFLIGQWDQEGDLQFDDRGIGKWSEQRLDTTWLVLYLVYYRVAVITTWLPYLFPFLLAVGIDSVAHREISKWRFSFSSPLAHSSGLKGIYGSIFILLTLPFLPIAPPPMTTPFVFMVIAIFMWLCLANVHKRV; from the coding sequence ATGCCGTCGAAAGAAAAACAAAATAACCAAAAACCAAGGCACCCGATTTTCGTTTTTCTGACTTTTTTTCTCGTCGTACTTGGACTTGTTTTTCTTTTTGTACCAAAGACGATGCTCGCCTCTGCTCTGGAAAAAGAACAACAGGTGGTGGCTTCCTCTCTGGGAGAAAAGACCGCAAAAAGGATAAAGGCGGATGCAGACGCATGGTATGTCGCCTCATTTATCGAAACCGGCATGCTGCATGCCACCTACGATTTTCTGATTGGGCAATGGGACCAGGAAGGCGATCTTCAATTTGACGACCGCGGGATAGGCAAATGGAGCGAGCAGCGCCTGGATACAACATGGCTTGTTCTTTATCTCGTCTACTACCGCGTGGCTGTTATTACTACCTGGCTTCCGTATCTTTTTCCGTTTTTGCTCGCAGTCGGTATCGACAGTGTGGCGCATCGGGAAATCAGTAAGTGGAGATTTTCGTTCTCAAGCCCCCTGGCGCACTCCTCGGGACTTAAGGGAATCTACGGCTCAATTTTCATCCTATTGACGTTGCCTTTTTTACCGATTGCGCCACCTCCCATGACAACGCCTTTTGTTTTTATGGTGATCGCAATCTTTATGTGGTTGTGTCTGGCCAATGTCCATAAACGAGTTTAA